A genome region from Pirellulales bacterium includes the following:
- a CDS encoding dockerin type I domain-containing protein, which produces MRANSCLCTTTDMMLNKRAYILTLTLSWGTALALLVSAAQADVGWILQSGTNVSLSGNVGTVQVDASGNPVLDPQGNPTYLESYNVVQQTDPGTTLAAGFANSLTSSANGTFQTSGSNFLSSFKVSSSSANQLITVLTNNGSWLPGAAGAAPANAACTLHTTPAGANGGDGGRVAISNTVGNITTNNAAIPVTNGTFNASAAGITGSTQLAICYDGNDLQVNPSLASGPQLYSTYFAPGTSGAGGGTAGANATITRGTGATSYQYVLSLPVQETMQVRQGALNVNMQLTFMFKAVANLVPGDVNFDGVVNGLDINAIASNWAHHGSLVSGDANGDGIVNGLDVNMLASNWLHSSAALPEVSANSAATLAPAPEPSTGLIFGVGTCGWWLLRRRARRQAA; this is translated from the coding sequence ATGAGAGCGAACAGTTGTCTCTGCACGACGACCGACATGATGTTGAATAAACGTGCATACATCCTGACGCTTACCTTGTCCTGGGGGACGGCCCTTGCGCTGTTGGTAAGCGCTGCCCAGGCGGATGTAGGTTGGATTCTGCAATCGGGCACCAACGTCTCGCTCTCGGGAAACGTAGGTACAGTTCAGGTCGATGCCAGCGGTAATCCCGTGCTCGATCCGCAAGGAAATCCCACCTATCTCGAAAGCTACAACGTCGTTCAGCAGACCGATCCGGGCACGACGTTAGCCGCCGGCTTTGCGAATTCTCTCACGTCATCGGCAAACGGGACGTTCCAGACTTCTGGAAGCAACTTCCTGTCATCGTTCAAGGTATCTTCATCGTCGGCGAACCAGCTGATCACGGTCCTCACGAACAATGGATCATGGTTGCCGGGCGCCGCTGGTGCGGCTCCGGCAAATGCGGCCTGTACGCTGCACACGACGCCCGCCGGCGCGAACGGTGGTGACGGTGGCCGCGTGGCCATCTCGAACACCGTGGGCAATATCACGACGAATAACGCGGCCATCCCCGTTACAAATGGCACGTTCAATGCTTCGGCCGCGGGGATCACCGGATCGACGCAGCTAGCCATCTGCTACGATGGGAACGATCTGCAGGTCAACCCGTCGCTGGCATCTGGACCCCAGCTGTACAGTACGTATTTTGCCCCAGGTACTTCTGGCGCCGGCGGCGGCACAGCAGGCGCTAATGCCACGATCACGCGTGGCACGGGAGCCACTTCCTATCAATACGTTTTATCGCTGCCCGTCCAGGAGACCATGCAAGTGCGCCAAGGTGCCTTGAATGTCAACATGCAGTTGACGTTCATGTTCAAGGCCGTCGCCAACCTAGTGCCCGGCGATGTCAATTTTGACGGAGTTGTTAATGGTCTCGATATCAATGCAATCGCATCCAATTGGGCGCACCACGGGAGCCTGGTCTCCGGGGATGCTAATGGCGATGGCATCGTTAATGGTCTCGATGTCAACATGCTGGCCAGCAATTGGCTGCATTCCTCGGCTGCCCTGCCGGAGGTATCCGCCAACTCGGCTGCCACGTTAGCACCCGCGCCGGAACCAAGCACCGGATTGATCTTTGGCGTGGGCACTTGTGGATGGTGGCTGCTTCGTCGGCGTGCGCGACGCCAGGCGGCTTGA
- a CDS encoding TIM-barrel domain-containing protein: MHATISLRLSTQVLVSMIVMGVADVGRAEESPLVRELMQSNMDTSSAAIAPPWSMKPWLWEDDVNTTAAVWDLVDGCRDHDLPLGAVLIDSPWATRYNNFRFDEARYPDPRGMIDALHKRDVRLVLWMTNVINTPESLADAVGDEEDLYTIGKDKGYFINGGEPVSWWKGKGAMIDYTNPEAVAWWHRVMDRTLSLGVDGWKMDGSAELFIRTKRQTSRGTMSWRDYIDLYYRDTLNYSRTCQPDFVTMVRSVDIANSGGIDQPHAPFDAAPITWTGDQRHSWKDKGLNEAIRSGFRALERDYPSVSSDTGGYQTAAKEQTERMPRVLYLRWAQWNALTPFFLIGGHDEHRPWKFDSEFFQIFRRYMWLHQELVPFFYSQHVQTNLREGKLMHLGPGRHEFMLGDSLLAAVMSSEDSHREITFPEGIWLDYWDNRIEHRGGETIHVDVPADRSPLFVRRGAIIPLDVENDAVKHGSAASKGWRTLDIYPAAEASTATIWDTRTFPPQVARDRSFVVLSPGGSGMELRVDGGPTRDTIFRILREKVPQSVTLEGKPLAAYPSGAEWEKSQSGWWFDVAEQRLWIRLAAVKNTRVTITN, encoded by the coding sequence ATGCACGCCACGATCTCACTTCGTCTGTCCACCCAAGTTCTCGTTTCAATGATCGTTATGGGCGTAGCCGACGTCGGACGCGCTGAGGAAAGCCCGTTGGTGCGAGAGCTTATGCAGAGCAATATGGACACCAGCAGCGCTGCGATTGCTCCTCCCTGGTCGATGAAACCGTGGCTGTGGGAAGATGACGTGAACACGACCGCGGCCGTGTGGGACCTGGTCGATGGTTGTCGCGATCATGACTTGCCGCTGGGCGCGGTTTTGATTGATAGCCCTTGGGCCACGCGCTACAACAATTTTCGTTTCGACGAGGCACGCTATCCCGACCCACGAGGTATGATCGACGCCTTGCACAAGCGCGACGTGCGGCTAGTCCTGTGGATGACCAACGTCATCAACACGCCGGAAAGCCTGGCCGATGCCGTTGGCGACGAGGAAGACCTGTATACCATCGGCAAAGACAAAGGCTACTTCATCAACGGGGGGGAGCCGGTATCGTGGTGGAAGGGCAAAGGCGCCATGATCGATTACACCAACCCCGAGGCGGTGGCCTGGTGGCATCGCGTGATGGATCGCACGCTCTCGTTGGGAGTCGATGGTTGGAAGATGGACGGTTCGGCCGAGTTGTTCATCCGCACCAAACGGCAAACATCGCGCGGCACGATGAGCTGGCGCGATTACATCGACCTTTATTATCGTGACACGCTCAACTACAGCCGCACATGTCAGCCTGACTTTGTCACGATGGTTCGATCAGTCGACATCGCCAACTCGGGCGGCATCGATCAACCGCACGCTCCCTTCGATGCCGCACCGATCACCTGGACGGGCGATCAGCGCCATTCCTGGAAAGACAAAGGGCTGAACGAGGCGATCCGCAGCGGCTTTCGCGCCTTGGAACGCGATTACCCGTCGGTCAGTTCCGATACCGGTGGCTACCAAACGGCCGCCAAGGAACAGACGGAGCGCATGCCCCGCGTGCTCTATCTGCGATGGGCACAATGGAACGCCCTCACGCCGTTTTTTCTGATCGGAGGGCACGACGAGCACCGCCCTTGGAAATTCGACAGCGAGTTCTTTCAGATATTTCGCCGCTACATGTGGCTGCATCAGGAGCTGGTGCCGTTCTTTTATTCACAGCACGTGCAAACCAATCTGCGCGAAGGAAAGCTTATGCACCTTGGCCCCGGCCGGCACGAGTTCATGTTGGGCGACTCGCTCTTGGCGGCCGTGATGTCTAGCGAAGACTCGCACCGTGAAATTACGTTTCCAGAAGGCATTTGGCTGGATTATTGGGACAATCGCATAGAGCATCGCGGTGGCGAAACGATCCATGTCGACGTGCCAGCAGATCGTAGTCCGCTGTTCGTGCGACGGGGCGCGATCATTCCCCTCGACGTGGAGAACGATGCGGTCAAGCATGGCAGCGCCGCCTCGAAAGGCTGGCGCACGCTCGATATCTATCCCGCGGCAGAGGCTTCGACGGCAACGATCTGGGACACGCGGACTTTTCCGCCCCAGGTGGCCCGCGACCGCAGCTTTGTCGTCCTCTCGCCCGGTGGGTCAGGAATGGAACTTCGCGTCGATGGTGGACCGACACGCGATACGATCTTTCGAATCCTACGCGAAAAGGTTCCCCAGAGTGTCACATTGGAAGGCAAGCCGCTGGCTGCGTACCCCAGTGGCGCAGAGTGGGAGAAAAGCCAAAGCGGCTGGTGGTTCGACGTGGCCGAGCAGCGCTTATGGATTAGACTTGCCGCCGTGAAGAACACGCGCGTCACGATCACCAATTAG